In the Burkholderia contaminans genome, CTGTCCGACTTGGTGCTGATCGTCGCGGTCGCGCTCGGCCTCGGCGCGCTGCTGATGGCGTCGGCGTTCTGGTTCTCGGTGGTGAAGTGGCTCGGCGCCGCATATCTCGCTTACGTCGGCATCCGGCTGCTGATGTCGAAGGGGTCGCTCGACGTTGCCGCCGCGCACGATGGCCACGCATCCGGGCGCAACGCGTCGATCTTCGCGAAGAGTTTCCTCACCGCGGTGACGAACCCGAAGGGCTATCTGTTCTTCTCCGCCTTCCTGCCGCAGTTCCTCGATCCGTCCGCGCCGCTCGCGCCGCAATACGTCGCGCTCGCGGTCACGTTCGCACTGCTCGACGGGGTCGTGATGTTCGGCTACGCGCTGCTCGGCGCACGCGCGGTGCGGCTGCTGAAGCGCGCGGGGGCGCTGTGGCTCGAGCGCACGTGCGGCGCGATGCTGCTCGCGCTCGCCGGGTCGCTGGCGCTGTATCGGCGTCATGCGGCATAGGCGCGGATGCGGATGAGAGTCGCTACGCCGCCCCGCTCCGGCTTTCCCGGCCTGTCGCTGCGCCAGATCGAACGCGCCGACCTCGGCGCGTGGTACGCGTACCTGACGAACCCCGACGTCTACCGCCATACGAGCTGGAACCTGCGCTCGCCCGACGATCTGCTTCCGCTGTTCGACGCCATCGATTCGACGGACCCCGATTCGATCCGGCGTCTCGCCGTGATCGACGACGCATCGGGCGCCCTCGCCGGGACGATCGGCCTGCATACCGTATCGACCGTGAACCGCTCGGCCGAGATCGCATACGATCTCGCGCCGTCGCACTGGGGGCGCGGGATCGCGAGCGCGCTGTGCGAGGCCGTCACCGCGTGGGCATTCGCCGATGGCGGCTTCATGCGCATGCAGGCCGTCGTGCTGACCGGCAACGCAGGCTCCGCGCGTGTGCTGCAGAAGTGCGGCTACCGGTACGAAGGGCTGTTGCGCGCATACAAGATGGTGCGCGGCACGCCGGGCGATTTCGCGATGTACGCGCGCCTCGCGACCGACTGACCGCGCCCTGCGGCTTCAGACCCGCGGCTTGACGTACAGCCGCTCACCGCTTCGCGTGCGCTCGCCATTGGACGGCCTGCGCCGAATTGGCGACAATCGCCGTTCCCTTCCCCCGACGATCCCCCATGAAAATCGCCGCGCTGTCCGACATCCACGGCAACCTCGCCGCGCTCGACGCGGTGCTCGACGACGTCCGCCGCCGCGGCGCCGACGTGATCGTCA is a window encoding:
- a CDS encoding LysE family translocator, with the translated sequence MHETTLLIFAAVAFVGIATPGPTVLLALTNGSRYGARRAAYGFAGAMLSDLVLIVAVALGLGALLMASAFWFSVVKWLGAAYLAYVGIRLLMSKGSLDVAAAHDGHASGRNASIFAKSFLTAVTNPKGYLFFSAFLPQFLDPSAPLAPQYVALAVTFALLDGVVMFGYALLGARAVRLLKRAGALWLERTCGAMLLALAGSLALYRRHAA
- a CDS encoding GNAT family N-acetyltransferase gives rise to the protein MRVATPPRSGFPGLSLRQIERADLGAWYAYLTNPDVYRHTSWNLRSPDDLLPLFDAIDSTDPDSIRRLAVIDDASGALAGTIGLHTVSTVNRSAEIAYDLAPSHWGRGIASALCEAVTAWAFADGGFMRMQAVVLTGNAGSARVLQKCGYRYEGLLRAYKMVRGTPGDFAMYARLATD